The Methanocaldococcus sp. DNA window ATATGTAATTTTCAGAGAATTCAATATTATCATAATCAATAACTTTAATTGCATCAGCATCAATCACTACTTTCTTATCATATTTTGATAAAAATTCATTTACAAATGACTTTGTTTTATTGTTATTAGATAAACCACTTCCTAAAACAACAACATCATACTTTTTAGCGATATTTAAAGCATAATCAACGTGTTGAGCAATTAAATAGTTATCTTCAACCTTATACATAATAAACTCTGGATGATTTAATTTGTCTATTACACAATTAACAGAAAGAATCCCTACCAAATCAACAACTTTTAATGCCGCCAATCCAGATAATATTGGAGCCCCAAAGAAATCTTTACTACCTCCTATAATTAATACTTTCCCATTCTGTCCTTTGTGGCTATTTTTATCTCTCTTTTTTAATGCTTTTAAGTCACCCCATCCAACTATATACTCTGCCTCTTTTGGTATTCCTATTTTTTCTACAATTACATTTCCTTTATTTATCGTTTTTCTCTTATGGAATGTTATAGTTAAATCACTCTTTAAGTTTCCAGTTTCTACATCAACGCTCACAACAAAAATATCTTTATTTATTTTCTTCAATTCGTTTATTTTATTAACTATTGTCTTATATGGCTCTCTCAACTCTCCTTTAATTCCTGTTCCTATCATAGCATCTACAATAACTGCCTTTTTCTCCTTTAAACTTTCAAAAATATCCTCAATATCATCAAATCCTCTAATTTCCATAATTTTTATATTTCCAAACTCTGCCAAATTTTTTAAAATTTTAAAGTTCTCTCTTGCCTCATAAGTTTTTATCTCTGATTCTTTTCCAATTAATATAACAGTTCCTCTTCCTAAATGCCTCGCCGCAACAAAGCCATCTCCACCGTTATTTCCAGTTCCACATAAAAAAATGTATTCCTCTGCCTCAATATTTTTAATTTTATCATATACTACCTTTCCAGCATTTTCCATTAACAGTATCTTTTGAACTCCTAAATACTCTGCATTGTCATCAATAATAGCCATTTCCTTTGGAGTTATAACATCTTTTTCTTTTATTTTCTCCTTTAAAATGTTAAATATCTCCATAA harbors:
- a CDS encoding NAD(P)H-hydrate dehydratase gives rise to the protein MEIFNILKEKIKEKDVITPKEMAIIDDNAEYLGVQKILLMENAGKVVYDKIKNIEAEEYIFLCGTGNNGGDGFVAARHLGRGTVILIGKESEIKTYEARENFKILKNLAEFGNIKIMEIRGFDDIEDIFESLKEKKAVIVDAMIGTGIKGELREPYKTIVNKINELKKINKDIFVVSVDVETGNLKSDLTITFHKRKTINKGNVIVEKIGIPKEAEYIVGWGDLKALKKRDKNSHKGQNGKVLIIGGSKDFFGAPILSGLAALKVVDLVGILSVNCVIDKLNHPEFIMYKVEDNYLIAQHVDYALNIAKKYDVVVLGSGLSNNNKTKSFVNEFLSKYDKKVVIDADAIKVIDYDNIEFSENYIFTPHKKEFEYMKIDLNNIEEVKSTIVLKGKYDIIFNSDNLKINKTGNAGMTVGGSGDVLAGLIGGLFATNEPFISACCGAFINGYAGDLLLKEKGYYYTALDLIEKIPNVLKLFE